Proteins from a genomic interval of Leifsonia shinshuensis:
- a CDS encoding YbhB/YbcL family Raf kinase inhibitor-like protein: protein MSKDPLERFGAVPQFTVTSDDVADDRPLDRAQWGAGGGGGDVSPQLSWSGFPAETKSFAVTIHDPDAPTGSGFWHWAVYNLPASVTSLPSGAGAVGGANLPRGAAMLSNELGSKSFTGAGPPPGTGTHHYYIVVHALDVDHLDLDPESTPAILGFNAHFHALGRAVVVPVATAGDI from the coding sequence ATGTCGAAAGATCCGCTGGAGCGCTTCGGCGCCGTTCCTCAGTTCACCGTCACGAGCGACGACGTCGCCGACGACCGACCGCTCGACCGCGCGCAGTGGGGCGCGGGAGGCGGAGGCGGCGACGTCTCGCCGCAGCTCTCCTGGAGCGGGTTCCCCGCCGAGACGAAGAGCTTCGCCGTCACCATCCACGACCCCGACGCCCCGACCGGCTCGGGATTCTGGCACTGGGCGGTCTACAACCTCCCGGCGTCGGTGACCTCGCTGCCGTCCGGCGCGGGCGCGGTGGGCGGCGCGAACCTGCCGCGCGGCGCCGCCATGCTCTCCAACGAGCTGGGCTCGAAGAGCTTCACCGGAGCGGGTCCGCCTCCCGGGACCGGCACGCACCACTACTACATCGTCGTGCACGCGCTCGACGTCGACCACCTCGACCTCGACCCGGAGTCGACGCCCGCCATCCTGGGCTTCAACGCGCACTTCCACGCGCTGGGCCGCGCCGTCGTCGTCCCGGTCGCGACCGCAGGGGACATCTAG
- a CDS encoding JAB domain-containing protein, protein MSEPETVEEPLSHVPSHDRPRERMRRLGVGSLTDDEVLALVLGSGQMGRNVLSLARAILARCGGFPGLATMDFARLETLPGVGPATAGRLVAIIEIWRRAGRSSSWTRLVDHEAIAEVVRPELLHRDSERFVVVVADRAARPLEMVLVRDGGVDERSIQPADILQAVLTRGGRSFAVAHNHPSGSLDPSVADTVLTRRLDQAAATIGLRFLGHILVAGEQWTALSATGSAGSGRGRDTSSRAGWRGAASA, encoded by the coding sequence ATGTCCGAGCCGGAAACCGTAGAGGAGCCCCTTTCCCATGTACCCAGTCACGACCGCCCGCGCGAGCGGATGCGCCGGCTCGGTGTCGGTTCGCTCACCGACGACGAAGTCCTCGCCCTCGTCCTCGGTTCCGGCCAGATGGGCCGCAATGTCCTGTCCCTCGCGCGCGCCATCCTGGCCCGCTGCGGCGGGTTCCCCGGGCTCGCGACGATGGACTTCGCCCGGCTCGAGACCCTGCCGGGCGTCGGCCCCGCGACCGCCGGACGGCTCGTCGCCATCATCGAGATCTGGCGCCGCGCCGGGCGATCATCGTCGTGGACGCGCCTGGTCGACCACGAGGCCATCGCGGAGGTCGTCCGGCCCGAGCTGCTGCACCGCGACAGCGAGCGCTTCGTCGTGGTCGTCGCCGATCGCGCCGCACGCCCGCTGGAGATGGTGCTCGTCCGCGACGGCGGTGTCGACGAGCGGTCGATCCAGCCCGCCGACATCCTCCAGGCCGTCCTCACCCGCGGCGGCCGGTCGTTCGCCGTCGCGCACAACCATCCGTCCGGATCGCTCGACCCGTCCGTGGCCGACACCGTGCTCACCCGGCGGCTCGATCAGGCGGCCGCCACGATCGGACTCCGGTTCCTCGGCCACATCCTGGTGGCCGGGGAGCAGTGGACCGCGCTCTCGGCTACGGGGTCAGCCGGGTCGGGCCGCGGAAGAGATACGTCGTCTCGCGCAGGTTGGCGAGGTGCAGCATCAGCATGA
- a CDS encoding Na+/H+ antiporter: MDPVTTIVWIVSFVVVTVTVTGLSRRVNWSAPVVLVVVGAIASFIPGVPQVAVDPELVLFGLLPPLLFAAAIQTSIVDVRARRDGILLLSVGLVVFTVVVVGFTTWLVVPAITVAAAFAFGAVVAPTDTVAVTAIAGRVHLPRRLVTVLEGESLLNDATALVALNASIAAIVSVVNPWAIAGDFVIAVVVGVGIGLVVGLVLSIIRKQLRSPVLDTSLGLITPYLAFIPSQFLHGSGILSVVVAGLYLGYRSPTIQTAEARIAETINWRTIEFLLQNAVFLFIGLELSGILSSAFRSGITVAQTVWISIAVLLALFLARFLWMVGTTALYRYGPQRLRERGWTWPTGIAVSFAGIRGVVTLAAVFLLPAATPHREFLQFLAFVVVVATLLEGLALPWVIRRLKLPPPDFAQEAGEMERLLAEAQAAGLEHLESQVTGQEDERVIERLRVNAVFLSEALENPVPDAEVAAPLEYRRLRRSMIVAERQAVLDAREEGRYQELAVRSVLAFLDAEESALKAGGSEGKKLM, encoded by the coding sequence ATGGATCCGGTCACCACCATCGTCTGGATCGTGTCCTTCGTCGTCGTCACGGTCACGGTCACGGGCCTCTCGCGTCGCGTCAACTGGTCGGCCCCCGTCGTCCTCGTGGTCGTGGGCGCGATCGCGTCGTTCATCCCCGGGGTGCCGCAGGTCGCGGTGGACCCGGAACTCGTGCTGTTCGGGCTGCTTCCGCCGCTGCTCTTCGCCGCGGCGATCCAGACCTCCATCGTCGACGTCCGCGCCCGGCGCGACGGCATCCTGCTGCTCTCGGTCGGCCTGGTGGTGTTCACCGTCGTGGTCGTCGGCTTCACGACCTGGCTGGTCGTCCCGGCGATCACGGTCGCGGCCGCGTTCGCCTTCGGCGCCGTGGTGGCGCCGACCGACACGGTGGCGGTGACGGCGATCGCGGGCCGGGTGCACCTCCCCCGGCGGCTCGTGACCGTCCTGGAGGGTGAGAGCCTGCTCAACGACGCCACGGCCCTGGTGGCGCTGAACGCGAGCATCGCGGCGATCGTCAGCGTCGTGAACCCGTGGGCGATCGCCGGGGACTTCGTGATCGCCGTGGTGGTGGGCGTCGGGATCGGCCTGGTGGTCGGTCTGGTGCTCTCGATCATCCGCAAGCAGCTCCGCTCCCCTGTCCTGGACACCTCGCTCGGGCTCATCACCCCCTATCTGGCGTTCATCCCGTCGCAGTTCCTGCACGGGTCGGGCATCCTCTCCGTCGTCGTCGCCGGCCTCTACCTCGGGTACCGGTCGCCGACCATCCAGACGGCCGAGGCGCGCATCGCCGAGACGATCAACTGGCGCACGATCGAGTTCCTGCTGCAGAACGCCGTCTTCCTCTTCATCGGGCTGGAGCTGTCGGGCATCCTCAGCTCGGCGTTCCGCTCCGGCATCACCGTGGCGCAGACCGTCTGGATCAGCATCGCGGTGCTGCTGGCGCTGTTCCTGGCGCGGTTCCTCTGGATGGTGGGCACGACCGCGCTCTACCGGTACGGGCCGCAACGCCTCCGCGAGCGCGGCTGGACCTGGCCGACCGGCATCGCCGTGTCCTTCGCCGGGATCCGCGGCGTGGTCACCCTCGCGGCCGTGTTCCTGCTCCCCGCGGCCACGCCGCACCGGGAGTTCCTGCAGTTCCTGGCCTTCGTCGTGGTGGTCGCGACGCTCCTGGAAGGGCTCGCGCTGCCGTGGGTGATCCGCCGGCTCAAGCTGCCGCCACCGGACTTCGCGCAGGAGGCCGGCGAGATGGAGCGGCTGCTCGCCGAGGCGCAGGCGGCCGGCCTGGAGCACCTGGAGTCGCAGGTCACCGGCCAGGAGGACGAGCGGGTGATCGAACGGCTGCGGGTCAACGCGGTGTTCCTCTCCGAGGCGCTCGAGAACCCGGTCCCGGACGCCGAGGTGGCGGCTCCCCTCGAGTACCGGAGGCTGCGGCGGTCGATGATCGTGGCCGAGCGGCAGGCGGTGCTCGACGCGCGGGAGGAGGGCCGGTACCAGGAGCTGGCGGTGCGGTCGGTGCTGGCGTTCCTCGACGCCGAGGAGTCGGCGCTGAAGGCGGGAGGGTCGGAGGGCAAGAAGCTGATGTGA
- a CDS encoding MmgE/PrpD family protein, protein MKLHNVRVHRSDENLARQDQLAWKIAEVAADPVEVDPEVTDMVINRVIDNAAVAAASLTRRPVVSARSQALAHPLPAAQLEELTASTEHPQDGATVFGEPQRLRVSPEWAAWANGVAVRELDYHDTFLAAEYSHPGDNIPPITAVAQHAARAYGLTGRDLVRGIATGYEIQIDLAMAISLHAHKIDHVAHLGPSAAAGIGTLLHLPRETIFQAIGQALHTTTATRQSRKGEISSWKAHAPAFAGKMAVEAIDRALRGETSPTPIYEGEDGVIAWLLDGPSASYDVPLPEAGEAKRAILDSYTKEHSAEYQAQAWVDLARKLHTEHPEAADPERVESIVIHTSHHTHYVIGSGANDPQKYDPTASRETLDHSIPYIFTVALQDGGWHHVESYLPSRAARPDTVALWAKVTTTEDPEWTRRYHSIDPAEKAFGGRVVITLADGRVIEDEIAVADAHPLGARPFARADYVAKFRTLAAEVLEEAEIERFLALAERLPELSAAELGGLTITARPGLLAGVPAPRGLF, encoded by the coding sequence GTGAAGCTCCACAACGTCCGTGTGCACAGAAGCGACGAGAACCTCGCCCGTCAGGACCAGCTCGCCTGGAAGATCGCGGAGGTCGCCGCCGACCCGGTCGAGGTCGACCCCGAGGTCACCGACATGGTGATCAACCGGGTCATCGACAACGCCGCCGTGGCCGCCGCCTCCCTCACCCGCAGGCCCGTCGTCTCGGCGCGCTCGCAGGCCCTGGCGCACCCGTTGCCGGCCGCGCAGCTGGAGGAGCTGACCGCCTCCACCGAGCACCCGCAGGACGGCGCCACCGTCTTCGGCGAGCCGCAGCGGCTCCGGGTCAGCCCGGAGTGGGCCGCTTGGGCGAACGGCGTCGCCGTGCGCGAGCTCGACTACCACGACACCTTCCTCGCCGCGGAGTACTCCCACCCGGGCGACAACATCCCGCCGATCACGGCCGTCGCCCAGCACGCCGCACGCGCCTACGGGCTGACCGGCCGCGACCTGGTGCGCGGCATCGCGACCGGGTACGAGATCCAGATCGACCTCGCCATGGCGATCAGCCTGCACGCCCACAAGATCGACCACGTCGCGCACCTCGGCCCGTCGGCAGCCGCGGGCATCGGCACGTTGCTGCACCTGCCCCGGGAGACGATCTTCCAGGCCATCGGCCAGGCGCTCCACACCACGACCGCCACGCGCCAGTCGCGCAAGGGCGAGATCTCCAGCTGGAAGGCGCACGCGCCCGCCTTCGCCGGCAAGATGGCCGTCGAGGCGATCGACCGGGCCCTGCGCGGCGAGACCAGCCCGACCCCGATCTACGAGGGCGAGGACGGCGTGATCGCCTGGCTGCTCGACGGCCCGTCCGCGTCCTACGACGTCCCGCTCCCGGAGGCCGGGGAGGCCAAGCGCGCCATCCTCGACTCGTACACCAAGGAGCACTCCGCCGAGTACCAGGCGCAGGCCTGGGTCGACCTCGCCCGCAAGCTGCACACGGAGCACCCGGAGGCCGCCGACCCCGAGCGTGTGGAGAGCATCGTCATCCACACCTCGCACCACACCCACTACGTCATCGGCTCGGGCGCGAACGACCCGCAGAAGTACGACCCGACCGCTTCCCGCGAGACGCTGGACCACAGCATCCCGTACATCTTCACCGTCGCGCTGCAGGACGGCGGCTGGCACCACGTGGAGTCCTACCTCCCGTCCCGCGCCGCCCGCCCCGACACCGTCGCGCTCTGGGCCAAGGTCACCACGACCGAGGACCCGGAGTGGACCCGCCGCTACCACTCGATCGACCCGGCCGAGAAGGCGTTCGGCGGTCGCGTGGTCATCACGCTCGCCGACGGTCGCGTGATCGAGGACGAGATCGCCGTCGCCGACGCCCACCCGCTCGGCGCCCGGCCGTTCGCCCGCGCCGACTACGTCGCCAAGTTCCGCACCCTGGCGGCCGAGGTGCTGGAGGAGGCCGAGATCGAGCGCTTCCTGGCACTGGCCGAGCGCCTCCCCGAGCTGTCCGCCGCCGAGCTCGGCGGCCTCACCATCACTGCGCGCCCCGGCCTGCTGGCCGGCGTCCCCGCGCCGAGAGGACTGTTCTGA
- the prpB gene encoding methylisocitrate lyase produces the protein MLYSSIPAHEKRVAFRKRLASGELVRMPGAFNPLSARLVERKGFEGVYISGAVLSAELGLPDIGLTTLTEVAGRSAQIARMTDLPTLVDADTGFGEPMNVARTVQTLEDAGVAGLHIEDQVNPKRCGHLDGKQVVDEDTALKRIRAAADARRDPNLLIMARTDIRAVEGLEAAIDRAKALVDAGADAIFPEAMADLSEFEAVRRAVDVPILANMTEFGKSDLFTVDQLRDIGVNIVIWPVSLLRLAMGAAERGLDQLLAEGTLEPMLGSMQHRAELYDLIDYEGYNAFDTSVYNFEVRR, from the coding sequence ATGCTCTACTCCTCCATCCCCGCTCACGAGAAGCGCGTCGCGTTCCGTAAGCGGCTGGCCTCCGGCGAGCTGGTCCGGATGCCCGGCGCCTTCAACCCGCTGAGCGCTCGCCTCGTCGAGCGCAAGGGCTTCGAGGGCGTCTACATCTCCGGCGCCGTGCTGTCCGCCGAGCTCGGCCTCCCGGACATCGGCCTCACCACGCTCACGGAGGTGGCCGGCCGCTCCGCCCAAATCGCGCGGATGACCGACCTCCCCACCCTGGTCGACGCCGACACCGGCTTCGGCGAGCCGATGAACGTCGCCCGCACGGTGCAGACGCTCGAGGACGCCGGAGTCGCCGGCCTCCACATCGAGGACCAGGTGAACCCCAAGCGCTGCGGCCACCTCGACGGCAAGCAGGTCGTGGACGAGGACACCGCGCTCAAGCGCATCCGCGCCGCCGCCGACGCCCGCCGCGACCCGAACCTGCTCATCATGGCGCGCACCGACATCCGCGCCGTGGAGGGCCTGGAGGCCGCGATCGACCGCGCCAAGGCGCTGGTCGACGCCGGCGCCGACGCGATCTTCCCCGAGGCGATGGCCGACCTGTCGGAGTTCGAGGCCGTCCGCAGGGCCGTGGACGTGCCGATCCTGGCCAACATGACCGAGTTCGGCAAGAGCGACCTGTTCACCGTCGATCAGCTGCGCGACATCGGCGTGAACATTGTGATCTGGCCGGTCTCCCTGCTCCGGCTGGCAATGGGAGCGGCCGAGCGCGGCCTCGACCAGCTCCTCGCCGAGGGCACCCTGGAGCCCATGCTCGGCTCGATGCAGCATCGCGCCGAGCTCTACGACCTGATTGACTACGAGGGCTACAACGCGTTCGACACCTCGGTGTACAACTTCGAGGTGCGCCGCTGA
- a CDS encoding polyprenol monophosphomannose synthase encodes MRTIVILPTYNERENIGPVVGRIRASAPEVDVLVVDDGSPDGTGEIADALAATDANVKVLHRAGKEGLGAAYRAGMGWALDAGYDAVVEMDADGSHRPEELPALLAALRRLPQGDAAEGADLVLGSRWVEGGGVVNWPARRRLLSKGGSTYSRLWLGVPAKDVTGGYRAFTADALRRIHFEDVESQGYCFQIDMLRRAYDAGLTVVEVPITFVEREHGVSKMSGNIVVEAMLRVTGWGIVGLPRRFRRRPAPATVTETTQRA; translated from the coding sequence ATGCGAACCATCGTCATCCTGCCCACTTACAACGAGCGGGAGAACATCGGGCCCGTGGTCGGCCGCATCCGCGCCTCGGCGCCGGAGGTCGACGTGCTCGTGGTCGACGACGGTTCGCCGGACGGCACGGGCGAGATCGCGGACGCGCTCGCCGCGACCGACGCCAACGTCAAGGTCCTGCACCGCGCCGGCAAGGAAGGCCTCGGCGCCGCCTACCGGGCGGGCATGGGCTGGGCGCTCGACGCCGGTTACGACGCGGTGGTCGAGATGGACGCCGACGGCTCGCACCGTCCCGAGGAGCTCCCGGCGCTGCTGGCGGCCCTCCGCCGCCTCCCGCAGGGCGACGCGGCCGAGGGGGCCGACCTCGTGCTGGGCTCCCGCTGGGTCGAGGGCGGCGGCGTGGTCAACTGGCCCGCGCGCCGGCGCCTGCTCTCGAAGGGCGGCAGCACCTACTCCCGCCTGTGGCTGGGCGTCCCGGCGAAGGACGTGACCGGCGGCTACCGCGCGTTCACCGCCGACGCGCTGCGCCGCATCCACTTCGAGGACGTGGAGAGCCAGGGCTACTGCTTCCAGATCGACATGCTGCGCCGGGCATACGACGCGGGCCTCACCGTCGTGGAGGTGCCGATCACCTTCGTGGAGCGCGAGCACGGTGTCTCCAAGATGAGCGGCAACATCGTCGTCGAGGCCATGCTGCGCGTCACCGGCTGGGGGATCGTCGGCCTCCCGCGGCGCTTCCGCCGCCGCCCCGCCCCCGCTACCGTCACGGAGACCACCCAGCGGGCGTAG
- a CDS encoding acetyl-CoA C-acetyltransferase: protein MTSPTPEPRPNDVVILSAARTPLGKVTGALASQTAVQLGTVALRKAIEQSGLQASDIDTVIFGQVLQAGAGQNPARQTAIGAGIGWDVPATTVNKVCLSGLAAVIDAARLIRAGEATVVAAGGQESMTNAPHILPGSRKGWTYGSLEALDTAAYDGLTDAFDKISMGASTESYTEKLGLTREAQDAFAASSHQRAGAAAASGVFADEIAPVSIPQRKGDPVVVSADEGVRPDSTVEVLAKLRPSFAEGGTLTAGNSSPLSDGAAALILTSRENAERLGLEWLAVVGASGQVAGPDNSLHSQPSNAINAALKRAGWSVDDLDLVEINEAFAAVALQSTADLDVDPEKVNIHGGAIALGHPIGASGARLAGHAAHELARRGSGRAAVALCGGGGQGDALLLWR from the coding sequence ATGACCAGCCCCACCCCCGAACCCCGTCCGAACGACGTCGTCATCCTCTCGGCCGCGCGCACGCCGCTCGGCAAGGTGACCGGCGCGCTCGCGAGCCAGACCGCGGTGCAGCTCGGGACCGTCGCGCTTCGGAAGGCGATCGAGCAGTCCGGCCTGCAGGCCTCGGACATCGACACCGTGATCTTCGGTCAGGTGCTCCAGGCCGGCGCCGGCCAGAACCCGGCCCGCCAGACCGCCATCGGCGCGGGGATCGGCTGGGACGTCCCGGCGACGACGGTCAACAAGGTGTGCCTCTCCGGCCTCGCGGCCGTGATCGACGCCGCGCGGCTCATCCGCGCCGGCGAGGCGACGGTGGTCGCGGCCGGCGGGCAGGAGTCGATGACGAACGCGCCGCACATCCTGCCCGGCTCGCGGAAAGGGTGGACGTACGGCTCGCTCGAAGCGCTGGACACGGCGGCCTACGACGGGCTGACGGATGCGTTCGACAAGATCTCGATGGGCGCCTCCACCGAGAGCTACACGGAGAAGCTCGGGCTCACGCGGGAGGCGCAGGACGCGTTCGCGGCGTCGTCGCACCAGCGCGCGGGCGCGGCGGCGGCCTCCGGGGTCTTCGCCGACGAGATCGCGCCGGTCAGCATCCCGCAGCGCAAGGGCGACCCGGTGGTCGTGTCGGCGGACGAAGGCGTTCGGCCCGACTCGACCGTGGAGGTGCTCGCCAAGCTGCGGCCGAGCTTCGCCGAGGGCGGGACGCTCACCGCGGGCAATTCGTCGCCGCTGAGCGACGGTGCGGCGGCGCTCATCCTGACCTCGCGCGAGAACGCGGAGCGGCTGGGGCTGGAGTGGCTCGCGGTCGTCGGGGCCAGTGGCCAGGTCGCGGGGCCCGACAACTCGCTGCACTCGCAGCCGTCGAACGCGATCAACGCGGCGCTCAAGCGGGCCGGGTGGAGTGTGGACGACCTGGACCTGGTGGAGATCAACGAGGCGTTCGCGGCGGTGGCGCTGCAGTCGACGGCCGACCTCGACGTGGACCCGGAGAAGGTCAACATCCACGGCGGCGCGATCGCGCTCGGGCATCCCATCGGGGCGTCGGGCGCGCGGCTGGCGGGGCATGCGGCGCACGAGCTGGCGAGGCGCGGGTCCGGGCGTGCGGCCGTGGCGCTGTGCGGCGGTGGCGGGCAGGGGGATGCGCTGCTGCTGTGGCGGTGA
- a CDS encoding bifunctional 2-methylcitrate synthase/citrate synthase — MTDPEIHKGLAGVVVDTTNISSVNPQTNSLLYRGYPVQELAAKCSFEEVAWLLWHGELPTPEELADFQKLERGLRRMDDRTRRALDDIPASAHPMDALRTAVSQLGGMDPTLEQPNGILDPELNLSRAVYLFAQLPTIVAYIQRRRRGLEIVESRDDLDYAENFLWLTFGEVPDDVVVDAFRVSLVLYAEHSFNASTFTARVIASTLSDVYSAVTGAIGALKGPLHGGANEAVMHAFDEIGSADRAEAWLDDALAEKRKIMGFGHRVYKNGDSRVPTMRASLETLAEHYDRQDLLDLYNALEQAMGDRKNIKPNLDYPSGPAYNLMGFDTETFTPLFAAARVTGWTAHIFEQYAANSLIRPLSLYTGPAERHLS; from the coding sequence ATGACCGACCCGGAGATCCACAAGGGCCTCGCCGGCGTCGTGGTGGACACCACGAACATCTCGTCCGTGAATCCCCAGACCAACTCGCTGCTGTACCGCGGCTACCCGGTGCAGGAGCTGGCCGCGAAGTGCTCGTTCGAGGAGGTCGCCTGGCTGCTGTGGCACGGCGAGCTGCCGACGCCGGAGGAACTGGCCGACTTCCAGAAGCTGGAGCGCGGACTGCGCCGGATGGACGACCGCACCCGCCGCGCGCTGGACGACATCCCCGCCTCCGCGCACCCGATGGACGCCCTGCGCACGGCCGTGAGCCAGCTCGGCGGGATGGACCCGACGCTGGAGCAGCCGAACGGCATCCTCGACCCCGAGCTCAACCTCAGCCGCGCCGTGTACCTCTTCGCCCAGCTCCCGACGATCGTCGCGTACATCCAGCGCCGTCGCCGTGGCCTGGAGATCGTGGAGTCGCGGGACGACCTCGACTACGCCGAGAACTTCCTCTGGCTGACGTTCGGCGAGGTCCCGGACGACGTGGTCGTCGACGCTTTCCGGGTCTCGCTGGTGCTGTACGCCGAGCATTCGTTCAACGCGTCGACGTTCACCGCGCGCGTGATCGCCTCCACGCTCTCGGACGTGTACTCGGCGGTCACCGGCGCCATCGGCGCCCTGAAGGGCCCGCTGCACGGCGGCGCGAACGAGGCCGTGATGCACGCGTTCGACGAGATCGGCAGCGCCGACCGCGCTGAGGCGTGGCTGGACGACGCCCTCGCCGAGAAGCGCAAGATCATGGGCTTCGGCCACCGCGTCTACAAGAACGGCGACTCGCGCGTCCCGACCATGCGAGCCTCGCTGGAGACGCTGGCGGAGCACTACGACCGGCAGGACCTGCTCGACCTCTACAACGCGCTCGAGCAGGCGATGGGCGACCGCAAGAACATCAAGCCGAACCTGGACTACCCCTCCGGCCCGGCCTACAACCTGATGGGCTTCGACACCGAGACCTTCACCCCGCTGTTCGCCGCCGCGCGCGTCACCGGCTGGACCGCCCACATCTTCGAGCAGTACGCCGCCAACTCCCTCATCCGCCCCCTCTCCCTCTACACCGGCCCCGCCGAGCGCCACCTGAGCTGA
- a CDS encoding rhodanese-related sulfurtransferase translates to MPVAKVLLFYAFTPLPDPEAVRLWQRDLCESLGLRGRILLSGDGINGTLGGELGALKRYLRKTKEYAAFRGLDVKWSEGSGLDQDGGSRDFPRLSVRVRDEIVSFGAPDELRVDASGVIGGGARLDPEALHALLDERDDVVFFDGRNRFEAEIGRFRDAVVPDVATTREFVAELESGRYDHLKDKPVVTYCTGGIRCEVLSGLMRSRGFEEVYQLDGGVVRYGERFGDDGLWEGSLYVFDGRGSVRFSDRAAVVGRCAGCGVGTDRMRNCSDPSCREQLVVCEACDVVECAAHAA, encoded by the coding sequence GTGCCCGTCGCGAAAGTCCTCCTCTTCTACGCCTTCACCCCGCTCCCCGATCCGGAGGCGGTGCGGCTCTGGCAGCGCGACCTGTGCGAGTCGCTCGGCCTGCGTGGCCGCATCCTGCTGTCGGGCGACGGAATCAACGGGACGCTGGGCGGCGAGCTCGGCGCGCTCAAGCGGTATCTGCGCAAGACGAAGGAGTACGCGGCGTTCCGCGGCCTGGATGTGAAGTGGAGCGAGGGGTCGGGGCTCGACCAGGACGGCGGCAGCCGCGACTTCCCGCGGCTCTCCGTGCGGGTGCGCGACGAGATCGTGTCGTTCGGGGCGCCGGACGAGCTGCGGGTGGACGCGTCGGGCGTCATCGGTGGCGGCGCGCGGCTCGATCCCGAGGCGCTGCACGCCCTGCTCGACGAGCGGGACGACGTGGTGTTCTTCGACGGCCGCAACCGGTTCGAGGCGGAGATCGGGCGGTTCCGCGACGCGGTGGTCCCCGACGTGGCGACGACCCGCGAGTTCGTCGCCGAGCTGGAGAGCGGTCGGTACGACCATCTCAAGGACAAGCCCGTCGTGACGTATTGCACCGGCGGCATCCGCTGCGAGGTGCTGTCGGGATTGATGCGCTCGCGGGGATTCGAGGAGGTCTACCAGCTCGACGGCGGCGTGGTCCGCTACGGCGAGCGCTTCGGCGACGACGGCCTGTGGGAGGGGTCGCTGTACGTCTTCGACGGGCGCGGATCGGTGCGGTTCTCCGACCGTGCCGCGGTGGTCGGGCGCTGCGCGGGGTGCGGCGTCGGGACCGATCGGATGCGGAACTGCAGCGATCCCTCGTGCCGGGAGCAGCTGGTGGTGTGCGAGGCGTGCGACGTCGTGGAGTGCGCCGCGCACGCGGCGTGA
- a CDS encoding LysE family translocator — MVPPPSLLAFALASIALIVIPGPSVLFVIGRSLALGRLGGLLSVLGNALGMLPLVVAVSLGIGALVAQSAVAFTIVKFAGAAYLMYLGVQAIRHRRHTAVTHEATPPRRSHWRSVGEGMLVGLTNPKSLVFFVAVLPQFVDYQAGGIPMQLFELGVVFLLLALTFDSVWALAAGTARAWFGRSPKRVERLGATGGVLMIGLGGILALTGNKH, encoded by the coding sequence ATGGTCCCGCCGCCCTCCCTGCTCGCGTTCGCGCTCGCGTCGATCGCGCTCATCGTCATCCCCGGCCCCAGCGTGCTCTTCGTGATCGGGCGGTCGCTGGCCCTCGGCAGGCTCGGCGGACTGCTCAGCGTGCTGGGCAACGCGCTCGGGATGCTGCCGCTGGTCGTCGCGGTCTCGCTCGGGATCGGAGCGCTCGTGGCGCAGTCGGCGGTCGCGTTCACGATCGTGAAGTTCGCCGGGGCCGCGTACCTGATGTACCTCGGGGTCCAGGCGATCCGGCACCGCAGGCACACGGCGGTCACGCACGAGGCGACCCCACCGCGGCGCTCGCACTGGCGCAGCGTCGGCGAGGGGATGCTGGTCGGGCTGACCAACCCGAAGTCGCTGGTCTTCTTCGTCGCGGTGCTGCCGCAGTTCGTCGACTACCAGGCGGGCGGGATCCCGATGCAGCTGTTCGAGCTCGGAGTGGTCTTCCTGCTGCTCGCACTGACGTTCGACAGCGTCTGGGCGCTCGCCGCGGGGACCGCCCGGGCGTGGTTCGGACGGTCCCCGAAGCGGGTCGAGCGGCTCGGCGCGACCGGCGGGGTGCTGATGATCGGGCTCGGCGGGATCCTCGCGCTGACCGGGAACAAGCACTGA